In Manis pentadactyla isolate mManPen7 chromosome 8, mManPen7.hap1, whole genome shotgun sequence, the following are encoded in one genomic region:
- the PPRC1 gene encoding peroxisome proliferator-activated receptor gamma coactivator-related protein 1 isoform X4, with protein MVLLHEEGDDSGFVSLSRLGPCLKDKDLEMEELMLQDETLLGTMQSYMDASLISLIEDFGSLGESRLSLEDQNEVSLLTALTEILDNADSENLSPFDSIPDSELLVSPREGASLHKLLTLSRTPPERDLITPVDPLGPSTGSSRVSGVEMSLSDPTWDFTPPSFLDTSPKLPSWRPPRSRPRRGQSPPPQQRSDGEEEEEVAASFSVRLLAGELDSSVSSIPDFPMHLACPEEEDKTAAAEMAVQAAGDESISSLSELVRAMHPYCLPSLTHLTSFEEELQEQPDDLTLPEDCVVLEIVGQAATAGNDLEIPVVVRQIPPGPQPVLLDDSLEARPALKLLMPTLESETEPPVPKEALCPEKDKLSHDSGEKLESACLLDPKEVMEPVVPKGPQNPPANVMLSSQKTRKSGRKKSKEQQAACAEGYARRLRSSSRGQSTVAVEVTSQAGNLLKEELQREVGPPCGRGKPRAWARSWAAALEKPSSGNLESSVGQASPATEGSVDLYPNLVDATQANPVPSHLSLDSAQAKPMPLDSVEADPTVADPVPVDTALVDPASANLELVDPLPADPVLIGPVLADLAEIDSAVVPIPDDLPPIDSCSNDLVPGDPVLAMSRPTDPRRGAVSTALESESLYPPKSIPEVREVIGPLKMESGTNATIQESRPRPLSLSEYRRRRQQRQAESEEKSPQPPAGKWPSLPETPTGLADIPCLIIPPATAKKTALQRSPEAPSEACFVSVGPSPASPSPEPTTSRSMASTSTEQVPSPEVPSQEMPLPARPLPSAAAVQSIPSSMPAALPFPPSGLGITPMLPLPASGQGVPSLPPPPLQPPSLPVSMGPVPPDPYTQYAPVPPWPCYPPVSPGYPCLPPPPTVPLVSGTPGTYALSPTCNVPWVPPSAPVLPYSSSCAYGPLGWGPGLQHPPFWPTVPPPPLPLASVGRAVPPPKVEPSGIPAGSPESVLPLLKASPLSLGSTGQGAPQIEPTKVDVKPIPPSPILKHKVSSPVQSPQIKASSCLSAENVAVEEPVSERLKPDTQESRPSEKTPSPVAKAVPTPRQSAVTKLPAVHPARLRKLSFLPTPRTRGPEDVVHAFISEIGIEASDLSSLLEQFEKSEAKKECPPPAPADSLAVGNLGSVDTPQEKRPLDRVQAPELANVAGLTPPATPPHQLWKPLAAVSLLAKAKSPKSTAQEGTLKPEGVTEAKHPAAARLQEGVHGPSPVHVGSGDHDYCVRSRTPPKKTPALVIPEVGSRWNVKRHQDITIKPVLSLGPGTPLPPHTAASQEPLDHRTSNKQADPPTSCLAPSTLLSPEASPSRNDTNTRTPREPSAKQRSVRCYRKACRSASPPSHGWQGCRGRSSRSVSSGSNRTSEASSSSSSSSSSSRSRSRSLSPPHKRWRRSSCSSSGRSRRCSSSSSSSSSSSSSSSSSSRSRSRSLSPRRRSDRRRRYSSYRSHDQYQRQRVLQKERAIEERRVVFIGKIPGRMTRSELKQRFSVFGEIEECTIHFRVQGDNYGFVTYRYAEEAFAAIESGHKLRQADEQPFDLCFGGRRQFCKRSYSDLDSNREDFDPAPVKSKFDSLDFDTLLKQAQKNLRR; from the exons ATG GTACTGCTCCATGAAGAAGGGGATGATTCTGGCTTTGTCAGTCTATCTCGGCTGGGCCCCTGCCTGAAGGACAAGGATTTGGAGATGGAGGAGCTGATGCTGCAGGATGAAACACTGCTGGGGACCATGCAGAGCTACATGGATGCCTCCCTCATCTCCCTCATTGAGGATTTTGGGAGCCTTGGAGAG AGCAGGTTATCTCTGGAGGACCAGAATGAAGTGTCGCTGCTCACAGCTCTGACGGAGATTTTGGACAATGCAGATTCTGAGAACCTGTCTCCATTTGACAGCATTCCTGACTCAGAGCTTCTTGTGTCACCTCGGGAGGGCGCCTCT ctGCACAAGCTGCTCACCCTGTCTCGGACACCACCAGAACGGGACCTTATCACCCCAGTTGACCCACTGGGGCCCAGCACAGGCAGTAGTAGAGTAAGTGGG GTTGAGATGTCTCTCTCAGATCCCACTTGGGACTTCACCCCACCCTCCTTCTTGGATACCTCCCCCAAGCTTCCTAGCTGGAGACCCCCAAGATCAAGACCCCGCCGGGGCCAGTCCCCTCCTCCACAGCAGCGTAGTGatggggaagaagaggaggaggtggcagCCAGCTTCAGTGTCCGGCTGCTCGCTGGGGAGCTAGACAGCTCTGTGAGCAGCATCCCAGACTTCCCCATGCACCTGGCCTGCCCGGAGGAGGAAgataaaacagcagcagcagagaTGGCAGTGCAGGCAGCTGGTGATGAGAGCATCTCCTCCTTGAGTGAGCTAGTGCGGGCCATGCATCCGTactgcctgcccagcctcacCCACCTGACATCATTTGAGGAGGAGCTTCAGGAGCAGCCTGATGATTTGACACTGCCTGAGGATTGTGTGGTGCTGGAGATCGTGGGCCAGGCGGCCACAGCTGGTAATGACCTGGAGATCCCAGTTGTGGTACGACAGATCCCTCCTGGACCCCAGCCTGTGCTCCTGGATGACTCACTAGAGGCCAGGCCAGCCTTGAAGCTGCTCATGCCTACACTAGAGTCGGAAACAGAGCCTCCTGTGCCCAAGGAAGCCCTCTGTcctgagaaagacaaattgtcACACGATTCAGGGGAAAAGCTGGAGTCAGCCTGCTTGTTGGACCCCAAGGAGGTAATGGAGCCAGTAGTGCCCAAGGGGCCTCAGAACCCACCAGCCAATGTAATGCTGAGTTCCCAGAAAACTCGAAAAAGTGGGAGGAAGAAGAGCAAGGAGCAGCAAGCAGCCTGTGCAGAAGGCTATGCCAGGAGGCTGAGGTCATCCTCTCGTGGGCAGTCCACTGTTGCTGTAGAGGTGACCTCTCAGGCAGGAAACTTGCTGAAGGAGGAACTTCAAAGAGAGGTTGGGCCTCCCTGCGGTAGAGGGAAGCCCCGGGCTTGGGCTCGGTCCTGGGCAGCTGCCTTGGAGAAGCCTAGCTCTGGGAACTTGGAGAGTAGTGTTGGGCAAGCTAGTCCTGCTACAGAGGGTTCTGTAGACTTATATCCCAACCTGGTGGACGCCACCCAAGCCAACCCTGTTCCATCCCATCTCTCACTTGACTCTGCTCAAGCCAAACCCATGCCTCTTGACTCTGTTGAAGCTGATCCCACTGTAGCTGACCCTGTACCTGTTGACACTGCATTGGTTGATCCTGCTTCAGCCAACTTGGAGCTTGTTGACCCTCTCCCAGCAGATCCAGTCCTGATTGGCCCAGTCCTGGCTGACTTGGCAGAAATTGACTCTGCAGTGGTTCCCATCCCAGACGACTTACCACCAATTGACTCTTGTTCCAATGACCTGGTGCCAGGTGACCCTGTTCTAGCTATGTCTAGGCCAACTGATCCCAGACGTGGTGCAGTGTCAACAGCCCTGGAGTCAGAGTCCTTGTATCCCCCTAAGAGCATCCCTGAAGTCAGGGAGGTCATAGGTCCTCTGAAGATGGAAAGTGGTACCAATGCCACAATCCAGGAATCCAGACCTCGGCCTCTTAGCCTATCTGAGTACCGGCGACGAAGGCAGCAGCGCCAAGCAGAGTCAGAAGAGAAGAGTCCCCAGCCCCCGGCTGGGAAGTGGCCCAGCCTCCCAGAGACTCCCACAGGACTAGCAGACATCCCTTGTCTTATCATCCCACCAGCCACAGCCAAGAAGACAGCTCTGCAGAGAAGTCCTGAGGCTCCTTCTGAGGCCTGCTTTGTATCTGTGGGTCCCAGTCCTGCTTCTCCTAGTCCTGAGCCAACTACAAGCAGATCTATGGCTTCAACTTCCACTGAGCAGGTGCCATCCCCAGAGGTGCCATCTCAAGAGATGCCATTGCCAGCGAGACCTCTGCCTTCTGCTGCTGCTGTGCAGTCTATACCCTCCTCAATGCCCGCTGCTCTGCCTTTTCCCCCAAGTGGGCTGGGCATTACTCCCATGCTTCCCCTTCCTGCAAGTGGGCAAGGGGTCCCCAGCCTGCCCCCGCCACCCTTGCAGCCTCCTAGTCTTCCAGTGTCTATGGGGCCAGTGCCACCTGATCCCTATACTCAGTATGCCCCCGTGCCACCCTGGCCTTGTTATCCCCCTGTGTCACCTGGCTATCCTTGCCTGCCCCCTCCTCCAACAGTGCCCCTAGTATCTGGTACTCCTGGCACCTATGCTTTATCCCCCACTTGCAATGTGCCTTGGGTACCCCCTTCTGCCCCAGTCCTACCTTATAGCTCCAGCTGTGCCTATGGGCCCTTGGGATGGGGCCCAGGGTTGCAACATCCTCCATTCTGGCCTACTGTACCCCCACCTCCTTTGCCTCTAGCCTCTGTTGGGAGAGCTGTTCCCCCACCCAAGGTGGAACCCAGTGGGATCCCAGCTGGCTCTCCTGAAAGTGTACTTCCTTTGCTAAAAGCTTCTCCCCTCAGTCTTGGGTCAACTGGCCAGGGAGCTCCACAGATAGAGCCCACAAAGGTGGACGTCAAGCCCATTCCTCCATCTCCCATTCTAAAACACAAGGTGTCTTCTCCAGTGCAAAGCCCCCAGATCAAGGCTTCATCATGTCTGTCTGCTGAGAATGTGGCTGTTGAGGAGCCTGTATCAGAGAGGCTAAAGCCTGACACCCAGGAGAGCAGACCCAGTGAGAAGACCCCCTCTCCTGTTGCCAAGGCTGTTCCCACACCAAGGCAGAGCGCTGTAACCAAGCTGCCTGCTGTCCACCCAGCCCGTCTAAGGAAACTGTCTTTTCTGCCTACCCCACGTACTCGGGGTCCTGAGGATGTGGTGCACGCTTTCATCAGTGAGATTG GAATTGAGGCTTCGGACCTGTCCAGTCTGCTGGAGCAGTTTGAGAAATCAGAAG CCAAAAAGGAGTGCCCTCCGCCAGCTCCAGCTGACAGTTTGGCTGTAGGAAACTTAGG CAGCGTTGACACTCCCCAGGAGAAGAGGCCCCTAGACCGGGTACAAGCCCCCGAGCTGGCCAACGTGGCAG GGCTCACCCCTCCAGCTACCCCTCCCCACCAGTTATGGAAGCCCCTGGCTGCTGTGTCACTGCTGGCCAAAGCCAAATCTCCTAAGTCCACCGCCCAGGAGGGAACCCTGAAGCCTGAAGGAGTTACAGAGGCCAAACATCCAGCTGCAGCCCGCCTCCAAGAAGGGGTCCATGGTCCTAGTCCAGTCCATGTGGGCTCTGGGGACCATGACTATTGTGTCCGGAGCAGGACTCCCCCGAAAAAGACTCCTGCCCTAGTCATTCCAGAGGTGGGCTCCCGATGGAACGTCAAACGCCATCAGGATATCACCATCAAACCTGTCTTGTCCCTGGGCCCAGGCACCCCCCTGCCGCCACACACAGCTGCCTCCCAGGAGCCACTTGATCACAGGACTAGTAATAAGCAGGCAGATCCCCCAACCTCTTGTCTTGCCCCATCCACCTTGCTGTCCCCTGAGGCCTCGCCATCCCGGAATGACACGAACACTAGGACTCCCCGTGAGCCCTCAGCCAAGCAGCGGTCAGTACGCTGTTATCGGAAAGCCTGCAGGTCTGCCAGTCCCCCAAGCCATGGCTGGCAGGGCTGCCGGGGCCGCAGCAGCCGTTCTGTCAGCTCTGGGTCCAACCGGACCAGTGAAGCATCTTCCTCATCCTCGTCGTCGTCTTCCTCATCCCGGTCCCGGTCCAGGTCCCTCTCTCCCCCACACAAGAGATGGCGAAG GTCCAGCTGCAGTTCCTCTGGACGTTCCCGAAGatgctcttcctcttcctcatcatCTTCCTCCTCATCTTCCTCATCTTCATCCAGTTCCCGAAGCCGGTCCCGTTCACTGTCCCCACGCAGGAGAAGTGACAGGAGGCGGCG GTACAGCTCTTACCGTTCACATGACCAGTACCAAAGGCAGAGAGTGCTGCAGAAGGAGCGTGCAATA GAAGAGAGAAGAGTGGTCTTCATTGGGAAGATACCTGGCCGCATGACGCGGTCAGAGCTGAAACAGAGGTTCTCTGTTTTTGGAGAGATTGAGGAGTGCACCATCCACTTCCGTGTCCAAGG TGACAACTATGGCTTCGTCACTTACCGCTATGCAGAGGAGGCATTTGCAGCTATTGAGAGTGGCCACAAGCTGAGACAGGCGGATGAACAGCCCTTTGATCTCTGCTTTGGGGGCCGCAGGCAGTTCTGCAAGAGAAGCTATTCTGATCTTG ACTCCAACCGGGAAGACTTTGACCCTGCCCCTGTAAAGAGTAAATTTGATTCTCTTGACTTTGACACATTGTtgaaacaggcccagaagaacctCAGGAGGTAA